The sequence below is a genomic window from Uranotaenia lowii strain MFRU-FL chromosome 2, ASM2978415v1, whole genome shotgun sequence.
CCATAATTCGTCTCCGACAATCTCGCTCGCAAGAACGCCTCGGGAAACCTTGTCGGCAGGATTCAACTCCGTTGGTATATGCCTCCATTGACAATCTTTCGTGAGGCGCTGAATTTCGGCTATGCGATTTGACACAAATACCTTCCATTTATGTGACGGTGACTTAATCCAATAAAGCACAATTGTCGAATCCGACCAGAATATTGCCGGCTGCGTGTAAACGGTGGTTTTACGAAGGTTGTCTACTAACTGACTTCCCAACAGTGCAGCACAGAGCTCATAGCGAGGGATGGAATGACCCTTCAGGGAGGCGACGCGAGATTTCGACGTAAGTAGGCGAGACTGAAGCGTTCCAGACAAGTCCGGCGAAACGACGTAGATGCTACATCCGTAACCGCCCTTTGAAGCATCACAGAAGCAGTGGAGGGTGTATTGATGGTGAGTATTTCCTATCACTCTGCGTGGAATTTCGATATCCAGGAGCCGCTGGAGAGTGCTACGGTATTGCTTCCACCAACTACTGAGATCTTCTGCGAGTTCTGTGTCCCAAGGTAGATGCTCCGCCCAGAGCCTTTGCACGAACATTTTAGCTTGCATTACTACAGGACTTAACAAGCCCAGGGGGTCGAATAACTGCGCCATTTCCGACACTACGATGCGCTTGGTGATACCGCTTGATTCAGGAAGGACAGGTACCTTGAATCGTAAGCTGTCGCTATGTGGAAACCAAAGGAGACCCAGGGTTTTTATTGCGGCTGTTCTGTCTAGCTCCAAGACGTTTTTCATTTCCCACAATTCGGATGGTATTTTGGACAGTATTGACTGGTCATTTGTGGCGAATTTCCGCAAAACGAAGCCCGCCTTTGAGAGCATTTCGATGAGTTCGTGACAGCTATCTTCGAGAGTTTTCGGATCGTTGTGACCTGTGAGAATATCGTCCATGTAGGTTCCGTTTCGTAAGATCTGGGCAGCCAATGGGTAGTATTTTCCTTCATCGGCAGCTAGCTGTTCGAGAATTCGAGTAGCGTGAAATGGCGAACTGGCGAGACCGTATGTAACGGTGTTGAGTGTGTACGTGCTGATTGGTTCTGACGGCCTGGCTCTCCAAAGAATTTGCTGGAACTTTCGATCTTTTGGGTGGACCCAAATTTGGCAAAACATCTTTTCAATATCGGCAGTAACGACGTAGAGAGGCATTCGAAAGTTAATAACGGTGGCGTACAAAGCTGGTTGCACGGAATGACCAGTGTAGAGAACATCATTAAGGCACAAATGAGTGGAACCACGACAAGAACCGTCGAACACGACTCTGATTTTCGTAGTGGTGCTTTCAGGGCGATGGATGGCGTGGTGGGGTAGAAAGAACTGTGGGCTACACGACGCGCGAAGATTCACCTCCATATGTCCAAGCTTCTCGTAATCAGCCATGAAATTGACGTAGGCTTGGCGAAGGTGTTCATCTGCGGCAAACTTTCGTTCCATTGACTTGAAACGACGGAGTGCGACGGCGTACGAATCTCCTAACAACGAAACCATCTCTGTGCGCATGGGTAAACGAACGACATATCTTCCGGAATCATCTCTCTGCACAGTTTGCTTGAAGTGCTCTTCGCAGCTCAGCTCTTCAGTCGTCAATGCCTTGCCATCGTCGAAATTTTCTACTTCCCAAAACCTTTCAAGTTGAACGTTAAGAGCTTCGTCGGAACAAACATGGCTGGTTAGAGTGTTATCTCGTTGGGGGGCTGGAGCTGATACCTTACCGCAGACGATGAAACCCAGAACGGTCTTCTGTAGCGACGGGTACCCAGATGGCAACGAGAAGCGCTGTTGTTGTAACAGGTCGAAGAACAACTCCGCCCCCAAGATGAGGTCGATACCTTGGCGAATGTTGAATTGAGGGTCGGCAAGCGGCAGATGACGAGGTATGCGCCAACGAGTAACATCAATGTGATGACTGGGCAAGTCAACCGTTAATTTAGGAAGCACAAGGCACTGCAAGCTAGTTTCGAAGCCCCCGAAGCGAGAAGCAATGGACAAAGTCACGCCAAAGTGGACATTCACGGATGATTGACCAATACCGCTTACAGGTGAGTTAAGCTTATTTCGTTTCAACCGAAGTCGCTGGCAGAGGGACTCGGAAATAAAGCTTGGTTGAGAGCCACTGTCCAGTAGTGCTCTGGCGAATTGGTATTTGTTATCAGCATCAAGAACTTTGATCACTGCAGTTGACAGCATGACGAAACTTCCAGAATTCGATTTAACTTCAGCACTTTGACAGGCGGTAGTGGGAGGtagtgaatctgaatttaaCGTTAAACGCGACGAAGTGGGAGGAATCGAATCAGAAGCGGGCGACGAGTTCGCGGGTGGTGAAGCGTGTGACTGCTCAAGCGCTGAGCTACCGGCCGACGACTCGAGCTGCGATAAGCAGCTTTGCGAAGGGATTGCTGCCCTTTGCGAGGTCTGCTGCCCGTGTGGTGTGAATGGAGGTAGGTGCAGCAGAGTGTGGTGTTTTTTAGAGCAGGTTTTACAAGACCCACTGGAGCAATCCTTCGCGAGGTGAGTTCCCTTCATGCAATTGATGCATAGCCCATTTTTCTTCACCATCTCAAAGCGTTGACGAGGTGTGAAGTCATTTGTAAATTGGGAACATTGGAATAAAAAGTGTGCCCTTTTGCAGCAAACACACCTTGGGATGTTATCAGAGGCAACGTGGGCTGTGGTGAGGCGCGACTTACTTGGTTTTGGTGGTTCGGAGTGGGAAGGATTATTTTGGGAGAGCATTAGAGTTTGAATAAGACGTGATCTTTTATGAATAAACTCCAGAAGTTGTTTATAAGTGGGTCGAACCGTAGTCGAATTAGTAGTTTCCCATTCACGCAAAGAAGCTGGATCAAGACATTGGCTCAGACGTTCAACCAAAAAAGAGTTCCAGTGAACTTCAGGATTTTCAAGTTTATCTAATAACTGAACATGACGATCAAACTCATCAGCCAGTTCCGAAAGCCCAGATGATGATTCCTTCTTAAGTGGTGTTGCAGAAAGAAGGCCTGCCatatgatttttaatcaaaaagttagaattttcgaATCGTTCCTTCAACAGCTTCCATACAATAGTATAATTCACAGACGAAATTTCCAAGGACGATATAATGCGCGATGCTTCGCCAGTTAGGGCACCACGTAGGTAATGCATTTTCTGCACTGCTGGCAGGGAACTGTTGTTGTGAATAAGCGACGTAAAAAGATCACGAAAGGCTTCCCATTTTCCAAATTCACCAGAAAATTCCGACAATCTTATTTCTGGAAGTCGAACATTTGCTATAGGTGGTGCTGAATCGGTTTGATTGTTAGAAGTAGGATTATGTGCGAATTGTCCGGAAGATAATTTGGATTGCAATGATGACTTCAACTCGTAATATAGGTTATGCAATTCTCGACGCTGATCACAAAATTCTTCTAATTCATCCTCCAAATCTTCTATTTCGTCTTGAATGTGCTCGAATTCGCGAAATAACTCTTCGAGTCGTTCAATTCTAACAGGCAATTGCCCTCTTTGTTCTTCAATAAAGTCATCATCAAAGCGTTTTATCAGTTGGGCAGCACCGATAATGTTACTACGACGGCGAaccaaagattttaatttaatgctCTTGGGTGCCTTCTTGAGCGGTGCCATTCCGTCGTTCTTagtaaaaaacaatcaaaagttCACGTACCTTTGTTCGATGACAAACCATGCGCTCAACCTAACCTCACCGACTGGAACTACCGGTAATCCTACTGGAGGGCGAAAATCCGGAATCCTTCGCTGCTGCTGGGCGGCAAAACTGCGATGAAGTTTCGAGCGGCTGACCAAACGATTCTTCGGCTCTGCTGGGGCCTGCGATGATTGGAAATGGACCGTGAGAATTCTTGTGACTCCACGTGGTGAAGGCTAACTGCTGCAACGGGAATTGTTCCCGGGTTTCGGCACCAAAAAATGTTAAGTAAACTGTTAAGTCTAAACATAACACGAGAATTTTCACACAAAGGGTTGTCATCCAAGTGAATGACACGAGTTCCAACTTTGAACTGATTTTATTCGGTTGTTTCAAACATCACTCGAAGCTCGTTCCCGAGCGAGCCGTGCCGCCAATTCTTCCATTTTCTGCAGACGGCGCACATTTCGTCGCCATCGCCAAacgatgattatgatgatgatgatgaccacGAACAACGCGTCGATCGAGTACCCGATCGCGTTGTGTGTGGAGATGTTGTTCTCCACGTTTACTTCTGGTTCCGATGAGAATGGCCACATTCTGGTGTTTGGTTGCACTTTGATTGATGATTGCAACTTTGTTGTGGCCGGGTTTTAAAGGCTGGGGCGCTCGCTCGGGAAGGGTCAATATAATTGAGTTCGATATAACTGATGACGATGCGATGAACCTGGTATCGGATCAAAGTCCAATCGCAATCGCACCACCTTGTGCCGTAACAGAAACAAatcattatttattaattttccttTAACTGAATTTCTTATTACAAATTAATTCCTTTCGCTtgcttttaacaattttcattaacaaaggaagtgactccaaatcgcgatgacaaacaaaatacgacggccaaagcgcgatcccggaggctgtacacgacgatgctgacgaagtttgactgcgtggtaatggacgacgaaacctacgtcaaagccgactacaagcagctttcgggacaggagttttatacggcaaaaggaaggggaaaggtagcagatattttcaagcacatgaaactgtcaaagttcgcgaagaaatatctggtttggcaagccatctgtacctgtgacttGAAAAGCTGCATTTTCATAGCATCtcggactgtcaaccaagaaatttacgtgaaagagtgtttgaataaacgtctgctgcctttcctgaagaaacacggttgttccgtactgttttggccggatttggcatcttgccattacggtaaaaaggccatggagtggtacgccgccaacaacgtgcaggtggttcccaaggacaagaaccctcccaacacgccagagctccgcccaattgagaaatactgtgCTATTGTCATGctgaacctaaagaagacaaaaaactGCTTAGGACGagtagcagttcaaggcaaactggctttctgcggcgaagaaggtggacaaggtggctgtacaaaatctgatggcaggggttaagcgtaaggcccggcaattcgaattTAGAAAAGtgaaagcctaactgaatatttttcctgaattttatgctaattaaacttgaaaaagaaatttattttttttaatagactatttcaccgatttacacgcgttttcccttgatcaaattttgactgtatcaccctttatctcgCTTTGTCTCTCTTATATGTGTTGTTCGTTAAACGTTTAACCCCACAGAACAGACAACTCCAAATGTGCGTGCTTAACAGTAATTATCGTTATCGGCGAAATAAAATACTATTACGTGGATAGTAGCTCTGAGAACGGAAACTGTCTATTGCTTACCAGTCCTAGATCTAATTTACTGGTACCTTCATTGAAGtctatttttaaaagaactCTATGTATTTTACCCATTTTAGATCAATTTATTTATAACCATCTTATGGGTCTATTTTTGTTAGATCTAT
It includes:
- the LOC129741035 gene encoding uncharacterized protein LOC129741035 translates to MWPFSSEPEVNVENNISTHNAIGYSIDALFVVIIIIIIIVWRWRRNVRRLQKMEELAARLARERASSDAPAEPKNRLVSRSKLHRSFAAQQQRRIPDFRPPVGLPVVPVGENDGMAPLKKAPKSIKLKSLVRRRSNIIGAAQLIKRFDDDFIEEQRGQLPVRIERLEELFREFEHIQDEIEDLEDELEEFCDQRRELHNLYYELKSSLQSKLSSGQFAHNPTSNNQTDSAPPIANVRLPEIRLSEFSGEFGKWEAFRDLFTSLIHNNSSLPAVQKMHYLRGALTGEASRIISSLEISSVNYTIVWKLLKERFENSNFLIKNHMAGLLSATPLKKESSSGLSELADEFDRHVQLLDKLENPEVHWNSFLVERLSQCLDPASLREWETTNSTTVRPTYKQLLEFIHKRSRLIQTLMLSQNNPSHSEPPKPSKSRLTTAHVASDNIPRCVCCKRAHFLFQCSQFTNDFTPRQRFEMVKKNGLCINCMKGTHLAKDCSSGSCKTCSKKHHTLLHLPPFTPHGQQTSQRAAIPSQSCLSQLESSAGSSALEQSHASPPANSSPASDSIPPTSSRLTLNSDSLPPTTACQSAEVKSNSGSFVMLSTAVIKVLDADNKYQFARALLDSGSQPSFISESLCQRLRLKRNKLNSPVSGIGQSSVNVHFGVTLSIASRFGGFETSLQCLVLPKLTVDLPSHHIDVTRWRIPRHLPLADPQFNIRQGIDLILGAELFFDLLQQQRFSLPSGYPSLQKTVLGFIVCGKVSAPAPQRDNTLTSHVCSDEALNVQLERFWEVENFDDGKALTTEELSCEEHFKQTVQRDDSGRYVVRLPMRTEMVSLLGDSYAVALRRFKSMERKFAADEHLRQAYVNFMADYEKLGHMEVNLRASCSPQFFLPHHAIHRPESTTTKIRVVFDGSCRGSTHLCLNDVLYTGHSVQPALYATVINFRMPLYVVTADIEKMFCQIWVHPKDRKFQQILWRARPSEPISTYTLNTVTYGLASSPFHATRILEQLAADEGKYYPLAAQILRNGTYMDDILTGHNDPKTLEDSCHELIEMLSKAGFVLRKFATNDQSILSKIPSELWEMKNVLELDRTAAIKTLGLLWFPHSDSLRFKVPVLPESSGITKRIVVSEMAQLFDPLGLLSPVVMQAKMFVQRLWAEHLPWDTELAEDLSSWWKQYRSTLQRLLDIEIPRRVIGNTHHQYTLHCFCDASKGGYGCSIYVVSPDLSGTLQSRLLTSKSRVASLKGHSIPRYELCAALLGSQLVDNLRKTTVYTQPAIFWSDSTIVLYWIKSPSHKWKVFVSNRIAEIQRLTKDCQWRHIPTELNPADKVSRGVLASEIVGDELWWHGPGFLTSPVEQWPDSKVCVENFPEQDCEAQVVVSLHSQYLETSLIDRTSELAKLLKIVAFFYRFHNNCRLEESKRYKTSLTPSEIDHALKVLIRMVQRSTFHLEMQIYDLKRTSSSTKTVSSKSPLKNLNLFMDEFGLLRLNSRLTNRNAPFDTRCPILLPAKHRLSWLIARSIHLQTFHGGPGLVLATLRQCFWPLQGRVLVRSIVRQCITCFRCNPTRSTQMMAPLPAVRVTPAKVFAYTGLDYCGPFNVRPLSGRGSSVKMYVALFVCFVVKAVHLEVVADLTSVACINAIKRFVATRGRVCEIHCDNATAFVGADRELRALRRQFLQQFKTPDWDKYSLDSGITFRFIPARSPHFGGLWEAGIKSFKYHFRRIVGQKSYNVDHFLTIVTQTQAILNSRPIASHPDHPQDLEPLTPGHFLIGEPLISIAEPDITDLNPNRLNRLQDMKRTVQDFWRRWARDYTSQLHQRSKWKQPSSNVQVGQLVLLQQDNLPVLQWPLGRVEKIFPGNDGRVRAVLVRTAQGQYKRGVTEISILPIDPDEDEGKVTTDEGLSEETQLNVAVQRRPEC